The Ascidiaceihabitans donghaensis genome includes the window GGCCGCCGTGTCGCGGTGATTGTCAACGACATGTCCGAAGTGAACATTGACGCGGACCTTGTGCGCGCAGACACGGAACTGAGCCGCACGGATGAGACGCTGGTCGAAATGTCGAACGGGTGCATCTGTTGCACGCTGCGCGATGATCTGTTGGCCGAGGTGCGACGTCTGGCGGCCGAAGACCGCTTTGACTATTTGCTCATCGAATCCACCGGTATTTCGGAACCCTTGCCTGTCGCGGCCACTTTTGATTTTCGGGACGAGGACGGGCAAAGCCTGTCCGATGTCTCAAGGCTGGATACGATGGTGACTGTTGTGGATGCGGTGAACCTTTTGCGCGACTATTCCAGCCACGATTTTCTAAGCGATCGTGGTGAGACTTTGGGCGAAGACGATGAACGCACATTGGTCAATTTGCTGGTGGAACAAATTGAATTTGCCGATGTTGTGGTTCTGAACAAAGTCGCCGACGCGGAACCCCACCAAGTCGAAGCCGCACGTCAGATCATTCGCAGCTTGAACGCAGATGCGCGTATCATCGAAGCTAATCATTCTGATGTTCCAGCGGATGCGATTTTGGATACGGGCCTTTTCGACTTTGAAAAGGCCCATGATCACCCGATGTGGGCGAAAGAGCTTTACGGATTTGCCGATCATGTCCCCGAGACCGAAGAATACGGGGTCGCTTCATTTGTTTACCGCGCCCGCAGGCCGTTTGAGCCGGAAAAGATCTTGGAGGTTTTGAACGGCGACCTGCCGGGCGTGATCCGTGCCAAAGGGCATTTCTGGATTGCGACGCGTCCAAAATGGGTGGTGGAATTTTCGTTGGCGGGTGCCTTGTCGTCGATCAAGCCCTTGGGAACGTGGTGGGCTTCTGTGCCAAAAGAAAGCTGGCCGCCGCAAGACAGTGTGCAAAACTACATGACCCAACACTGGCAAGAGCCGTGGGGGGACCGTCGCCAAGAACTTGTGTTCATCGGTGCAGGTATCAATTGGGCGGAGCTGAAAGCGCGCCTTGATGGGGCGCTTGTGTCCAAGGATGTGGCGTCATCGCCTGATAGTTTGCCGGACTTCCCCGATCCCTTTCCGCAGTGGCGCATGAATGAGCGGGCAGCATAACCGGTGCGCCGATCCTGTTGCGTGGCGCTTTATGGCCGCAGCAAACACCCACGGGGGTGTTTGCATCGCTCGCCTCCGATTGAAGGGTCAGGCGAGACGCGGCTGGTTCTGGTTCTTGATCCAATCTTTGATCTAGAGGACGAGATGTGACCGGTGTGTCCAGCGTCCACATCGCAACACCACGATCGCCAAACATGTGCTTGTTCATGCGTTTACTTTCGGGCGCGAAAAGAGGCCGAGTAGGAAACCGATGATTGCTTTGTTGAACACTGAATTGCAAAATGCAGGACTTCAAAGCCCAGCCCGGCGGCAAAACTGTCCAAACGAGATTTTTGGACGCAAGAGAGCGGCGCGAACGATGTCATGGCTGCGCGTATGATTTTCGAATTTGTTCAGCAAAACGCCCGGCCGCAACCGAAAGCGAGCGCCCTTTAAGTTGCGACAGGTGCACAAACATTGGTGCCTGATCCCGAGATGACAAAGCGCGGTAGTCCAGCTTTTGTGACGACGGTTTGCCGCTTGTGGACATTTCGAAACCGATTGTGTCAGCACCCTGCATGATCGTCCCGGCGGCACCAGCAGGGATTTCAAGACCGATGTGAAAGTCCAATCCTTGTCGTATCGCGGATGTTTCAACAGAATCGCGCAAAGGACCTGACACCGGCAATGCCCAACGAAACTTCGCAAGCTCATGCAAGCGTAATGGTCCGTTACCGAATGCAGGGTGACCTTTATGTGCGCCGACATAGATTTGGGCAGGAGCCGCGCACAGGGATGAAACGTAAGAATTCGTTGTCGGATGCAACTGCACTGCCAAGTCTGCACGGTACTCTGTCAGTGCCTGTGCAATGTCATTGGCGGGGGTTGGTTCAACCACAAACGTGACGTCGCTGAATTCCCGTTGGTAGTGCGCGATTTCTTCGGCAAATGATGCCAACGCGGCGACATTATCATCGATAGCAATCACAACGCGTCCACGCCGCACCCCTTTGATATCCGAGATCTTGGAACGAACCGATTTCATTTCCGCCAGTTGGCGCCGCGCGTGCGTGATAAAAATTTCGCCAGCCGCGTTCAAAATGACACCGTTTGACGTGCGTTCAAACAATTGGGTATCAAGTTCGTCTTCAAGGCTAAGCAGACGTCGGTTCAGCGCTGACGGGGTGATCGACAGCAAGTCGGCAGCGCCTCGGATCGATCCTGCACGTGCAATTTTTTCAACAATGACAAGCGGAAATTCGTGCTGCATGGCTTTTCCTATGTGGTGCGTTTTCGGCAACGCGCCAGTGCAAAATGAACAGACGACACCGGATTGGAACTAACTATGCTGCATTGCAGAGAAACAGTTCGCCCCATCGCCTGTAATGATGGCACTGCGCCTCCTAACGATTAATTTCCAAGCATCCACTGGATGGCCGGGGACCATAAAGCGATATGCCAAAGCGACCAAAAACGTGTTTTGCACGCATAGAGAAGTTGTGCCTTTTGCCGGTTTTCCACCGCCTGATAGATGCGAAAGTTCTGTTGGTTGGCGGCAGTCCCGCCGCTGCATGGAAAGCCGAATTGCTGCGCGCAGCCGGGGCGCAGATCCGTTTGGTATCACCACAGATATGCGCAGAACTTGCCGCGCTTGTCTCAAGGCAGCCGACTGCATTTGACCTCTACAACCGCGATTGGTCACCTGCTGATTTCGATGGAGCACGCTTGGCGATCATGGACACCGATTGTGACCTTGAAGCCGCTTCGTTCGAACAAGCAGGTCGGATGGCCGGCGTTCCTGTAAATGTCATTGATCGTCCTGCATTTTGCCAATTCCAGTTCGGATCTATCGTCAACCGGTCGCCTGCGATCATATCAATTTCGACCGATGGGGCCGCTCCGGTATTGGGGCAGGCCATTCGCCGTCGGATTGAAACGCTGCTGCCTGCGACGTTGTCCGGATGGACCAGCCTTGCACAAAAATTGCGGCCAAGGATCAATGCGCTTTACGCCGAAGGACAACAACGCCGCGCATTTTGGGAAGGCTTTGTTGATCGCGTCTTTTCAGGTGATGCACCCGATGCGGAACGGCTGTTTGAGCCGATGCCAAAAGGCGGACGCGTTGTTTTCATCAACGCCGGGCCCGGTGATCCGGAACTGCTGACCGTCAAAGCCATGCGCACCCTGCAGCAAGCGGACGTCGTCATTTGTGACGCCACGGTTCCCGGCACAATCCGTGAACTGGCTCGCCGCGAAGCGCAACACATCGAAGCCGCAGACATTGCGGAAATGCGGCGTCTTTTTGCTGCCAACAAAACCGTCGTTCATGTCACGTGCTCTGACGCGACACCAAACCTCGCGGCCCTCCAAGCACATTCAATCGCAATCGACATCATCCCCGGTGTCACCGCCCCACAATGCCCAACCCCACAATGGGTAGCGGCATAATTCGTCTGAAAGAAAGGACATTTCCATGTCATACGTTAAACCGGCAGAATTTGCCGCCCAAATGATCGAAGCTGGTGAATCCAAGGTCTTTATGTCGACCAAGGACACCCTTGTCAGGGCCTTTATGGCTGGCGCGATCCTTGCACTTGCGGCCGCATTCGCAGTGACAATTGCGGTCAATACTGGCAGTTTCCTTGTCGCGGCATTGTTGTTTCCAGTTGGTTTTTGTCTGCTTTACCTGCTTGGGTTCGACCTTCTTACCGGTGTTTTTACGCTGACACCGCTTGCATGGTTTGCAGGCAGGCCGGGCGTCACATGGCAGGCGATCTTGCGAAACTGGGGGTTGGTGTTTCTAGGTAACTTTGCAGGGGCCATGACCACGGCGATCTTTATTACAATCACGCTTACAATGGGGTTCAGCCTGCCGCCAAATGCCGTTGGAGAACGCCTGATGGATATCGGCCACGCGCGCACCATCGGGTACGCCGAAGCAGGCGGAGCGGGTTTGCTGACACTATTTGTCCGCGCGGTCATGTGTAACTGGATGGTGTCCACTGGTGTGGTTGCGGCGATGATGTCGACATCGGTCTCGGGCAAGATCATGGCAATGTGGATGCCTATCCTGATCTTCTTCTACCTTGGGTTTGAACATTCCATCGTCAACATGTTCCTGTTCCCGATCGGGATCCTGCTGGGCGCGGAATTCACCTGGAGCGATTATCTGATCTACAACGAAATCCCCACTGTGATCGGTAATCTGGTCGGCGGTCTGACATTTGTGGGCGCGATGATTTACGCAACACACTACAAGACCGGCCCGTCGCGCCGTCCTGCGGCCGACACCGTTGGTACAGCTGCCGAATAAAAACACTTCGGCCAAGGCCGCAGACCATCGCGGCCTTACAATCCATTTCATGCGCAGGCATCACATGTTGCATTCCCCTTCCTTGTCCGTGTCATTGGGCCAAGCCACATCGGCGGGTCCCAAAAACACCAACGACGACTTCTTCGGCGCGTTGCTGCCCGAAGGCGCGGACAGGCAGCTTAAAGGGTGCGTGGTGGCTTTGGCGGATGGTGTATCAACCTCTGATGTCGGTCGTGTCGCATCCGAGACTTGCGTCAAGTCATTCCTGACCGATTACATGGCCGCGCCTGACAGTTGGACCGTCAAAACCACAGGCACCAAAGTCATCTCTGCGGTGAACGCCTGGCTGCATGCCCAGACCCGTCACGCGGGCGAATATGACGCCAGTTACGGCTACACCTGCACCCTTACGGCGATTGTCCTCAAAGGCCGCGCCTGCCATATATTCCACGTCGGAGACAGCCGCGTTTGGCGCGTTGCGGGCGCATCACTTGAACCGCTGACAACCGATCATCATGCCGTTCTGGACGATGCGCAAACCGTGCTTTCGCGTGCGATGGGTGCCAATCGTGCGGTCGAGGTGGATTACCATTGTGAACCTGTGCGCGTCGGCGATGTCCTTTTGATGACGACCGATGGCCTGCACGAAATTTGGAGCCCAAGTGATGCTGTACGCATTGTCCAAAGCGCCACCGACCTTGACCAAGCCGCGCAGCAGATCATTGACGCGGCTTTGCCTTTGGCATCAGACAACCTCACACTACAAATCATCCGCATTGAAGATCTACCACTTCAGGGTGCCGTTGATCTAAAGCACGAAACCCTGACGCTTCCGTGGCCCAAGGATTTTGTGCCCGGTGACGTCATTGACGGGCTTACGATCTTGCGTGAAATTCACGTAACCCATCGGTCGCGGATCTATCTGGCCAAATGCGGTGACCACCGGTTCGCGTTAAAAGTACCGTCGTCCGAGGCGCGCGAGGATGACACGGCGCTTCAGCGGTTTGTCACCGAAGAATGGGTCGCCCGCCGGATCAACAACCCCCATGTGGTGTCCGCGCCAAAATTAGCCGGGGATCGCAGTGCGCTTTACACGCTATCCACCTATGTCGAAGGCAGAACCCTGCGCCAATGGATGGTGGATACCCCCAACCCGACCCTGCAACAGGTCCGCGATATCGTCGGGCAGATTGTCAAAGGGTTACGGGCATTCCATCGCCGCGAAATGCTGCATCAAGATTTGCGCCCCGAAAACATCATGATTGACGCAGACGGACATGTGACCTTGATCGACTTCGGCTCGGCCTATGTGTCGGGGGTGCAAGAAACCGGCCCGTTGAACCAAGCCGCCGATATCCTTGGCACGGCGCAATACACCGCGCCTGAATACTTTTCCGGCGAACCTGTCAGCTGGAAGTCGGACATGTTTTCATTGGCGGTGATCGCTTACGAAATGATGACGGGAAAACTGCCGTTTGGCGCCGAGGTTGCAAAGGTCCGTTCCCCCAAAGACCGCCGCGCCTTGACCTATCGCAAAGCCGGTGACGCTGTCCCTGCGTGGTTGGATCATTGCCTTCAGACGGCGACCCATCCGGACCCTGCCAAACGCCCCGACGCGTTGTCAGAGTTTGAGACAGACCTGAAACGCCCCAGCATCCGCTACCAACGCAAAGGCCGCGCGCCTTTGATGGAACGTCATCCGGTCCAGTTCTGGCAGGCCGTCTCGGCTGTGCTTGCCATCACCGTCGCCTTTCTTCTCATCCGCTAAAGGAGCCACCACATGAAAGACCTTACAACCGACGATCGCCTTATGACCAAAGAAGATGTCACTACGCTGATCCTGATCGCCAAAAAAGAACTGGGCCTGTCATGGGCCGAGATTGCGGCAAAAATCGAAATGTCCCCGGTGTTCACGCATTCCGCCGCCATGGGCATGAACGCGTTTCCCAACGACAAAGCCGCGGCCTTGGTCAAAGTGTTAAATTTGCCAGATGCTGCGAAACCGGTTCTTGCGGAAAGCCCCACGAAGATCTGGGAGCAAGCTGTTCCAACCGATCCATGCATGTACCGTTTTTATGAAATAGTTGGCGTATATGCCCCGACCCTCAAGGCGCTGATCGAAGAAGAATTTGGCAATGGTATCATGTCAGCCATTGACTTCGAGATGTCCGTGGCACGGGTCAAACATGACAAAGGCGACCGGGTGAAGATTGAAATGTCTGGTAAATACCTTGCATATAATGCGTGGTGATCTGGTGACGGAACAGACCGACAACGGGTTCACGCAGGACCAAATTGCCTGCCTGATGTCGGCGTTGACAAAGCTGGACCTGACCGCGCCCTCGGGTGGCAAGACCCCGGCAGAGCATGTCTATGGCACGCCTCTGGAGGACCTGTGCAAAGAAGAAATCGCCAAGTATAAACTGCATCCGCTGGATATCTGGGACCGTTTGGAACATTGGACTGCGCGCAATGAAATCGCGACGGGTCTGGATCAGTTTTTGCTGCGCCACCTTGGGTTTTTCAATGTCGAACCCGCAAGCCGAGGATATATGATCCGTCTGCGCCTGCCTGCCTGCCAGATGCGTGGCGATCAGATGCAGGCGGTGGCTGAGATTGCCGATACCTATGGCCCCGGCCATGCCCATGTGACAACGCGCGGAAACCTTCAGGTGCGTGAAATCGCACCCAAAGATGTGCTGAAAGTGATGGATGCACTGACCGAAGCGGGACTGTCGTGCCAAGGTTCCGGCGCGGATTCCGCACGCAATCTGACAACGTCCCCCACAGCAGGGTTTGATCCCGTTGAATTGATCAACCTTGCCCCGCACACCCGCCGTTTGTCGAACTTGATCCTGAACAAGCGTGATTTGCGAGCCTTGCCGCGCAAATTCAACATCTCGTTTGATAACGGTGGTTCAATCTCGGCCCTCAGCGACAGCAATGACATCGCGTTCCAAGCGGTCAAAGTGGGCAATGACGCGCCGGTTGATCCGGGGATTTACTGCCGTATCGGGCTGGGTGGAATTTCAGGGCACCGCGACCTCACGCGCGAAACCGGGATGGTGTGCACGCCCGATCAAACTGTGATGGCCGGGTTTGCTATGTTGATGGTGTTTGTCGAACATGCGGATCGGACCAACCGCAAACGTGCGCGTCTCAAATACCTTTTGGATGCGAAGGGCCTTGAGTGGTTCATTGAGGCGACACAGGCAAAGCTGGCCGAGATTGACGCAGGTTTCCAGCTGACAGCATTAAACCCAACCCACGATCTGCCGCGCCCCCCCGTTGATCGACACGCGCACATAGGTGTGCACCCGCAATCTGATGCGCGTTGCGAATACGCGGGGATTGCGCTGGAAATGGGGCGTCTGTCTTGTGATCAAATGCGCAGTTTGGGGCGGATCGCGATGGTGCATGGCCGCAACGACATCCGGTTGACCGTTTGGCAAAACGTCCTGATCCCGCATTTGAAAGCGGGTCAGATCGACCAAGTCAAACAAGATTTGCACGCTGTCGGTCTTGGCACATCTGCCACTGCTTTCGCGGCAGGCGCGGTGGCCTGCACCGGCAAAACCGCCTGCAAACTGGGACTGGCGCACACGAAAGAAGACGGCACAGCACTGGTAAGGCATCTGGAAAACCGCTTCACGCTTGACACCCCGATCAATATCCATCTGACGGGCTGCCCGAATTCCTGTGCACAACATTACATCGGTGACATTGGGCTTGTCGGGGCCACGACGACGGAGGGTGAAACGGGCTATCACGTCGTTGTTGGCGGCGGCAGCGATCACGACAAAGGGATCGGCCGTGCGCTGTGCGGACCTGTCCCCCACACACAATTAAACGACGTCATCGCGCAGGTTGTCGGCAGCTATCTTGACCGTCGAGAGGGACAAGAGACGTTTCTTAGTTTTGTTCGCCGGCTGCCTGACGCCGACCTTGCGACCCTATGTGACACTTCGTTTTGACCCAAGGATCCAGCTATGACTGAACATAACCCGAACTTAGGTGCACAAGCTTTGGAGATTGCTGGCAGCCAATCTGAATTTGTGCCCGAAGGCAGCCCCTTTAACGATGCACAGCGTGCCTATTTGAACGGCTTGTTTGGTGGTCTTCATGCCTTGTCAAAAGGCGGGGGAGAGGCGGCGCAAACACCGCTTCAGATCTACTTTGGCTCTCAGACCGGCACGGCAGAGGCGTTGTGTAAAAACCTGCGTAAACTGGCGGCGACCAAAGGGTTCAAGGCCAGCATCGCCGATATGAATTCTGTCACGCCCGCTGATTTGGCCAATGCAGAAAGCGGTGCAGAACACATGTTGTTCATCGCAGCGACCTGCGGCGAAGGTGATGCGGCAGATAATGCGGTGACCTTTATGGAGGCGCTTGGCGCAGACGACTTTCCCGCCCTTCCGGCGCGTTTGAATTTTGCGGTGCTGGGTTTGGGCGATAGCAGTTACGTACAATTCAATCAGGCAGCCAAAGACCTTGATGAACGGCTGGCCGCCCTTGGGGCGACGCGTGTGGCTGATCTTGTGGCGTGCGATCTGGACTATGACGACGACTTTGCAGGTTGGTGCGAAACAGTGTTTGCGACACCGGCTTTTCAATCCGCAGCAGGTGACGCTGTCGCAACCGCGCCAGAGCCTGCCAAACCAGCCTTCGACAAAACACACCCCTTCATGGGCACCCTGATGAATGCCACTTGCCTTAGCGCAAAGGCATCCGCCAAGCGGGTCAATCATGTCGAGATATCGCTTTGCGGTGGTGGCGCAGATTTGGACTATGACGTCGGTGACGCATTGGGCGTTTGGCCGTTGAATGACATGGCCGATGTGGATGCGATACTTGCCGTTACCAATTTGGCCGACAAAGAGGTCGTGACGCTAAAAACAGGCACGGCCAGCTTGCGGCAGGCCTTGTTCAAATCGTTTGATCTGACGACGCTGACCGCCAAAGCGGCAGAGCTCTGGGGATACGAGATGCAAAATGGCGATCACGTCATGGACGCCTTGCCGCATCTGACAGACCTAACCGCGCAAAGCCTGATCGACGGGTTGCGCACGCTACAACCCCGCCTTTATTCGATTTCCTCGAGCCCCCAAAAATACCCCGGCGAGGTACATTTGACGATCGGCGAAGTGCATTACACCCACAACGGACGCAAAGGCAAAGGCGTGACATCGACCTATCTGGGCAGTCGTCTGCAAACGGGTGGCGCAGTGGGCGTCTATGTTCACAAAGCCCCCCATTTCCACCTGCCGGATGATGATACTGTCCCTTTGATCATGATCGGGCCGGGTACTGGCATCGCGCCGTTTCACGCGTTCTTGCAAGATCGTGAGACCCGCGGTGTGACCGCAGACAACTGGTTGTTCTTCGGTGATCAACATGCAGCCAATGACTACCTTTACAAAGACGCGCTAGAGGCCTGGGACGCGAATGGTCATCTTAATAAACTCAGCTTGGCGTGGTCGCGTGACACTGATCACAAATGCTATGTGCAACATTTGATTGAACAGGATGGCGCCGCTTTTTTCGAATGGCTTGAACGCGGGGCCGCGATCTACGTCTGCGGTGATGCGCTGCGGATGGCGGCCGACGTTGATGCCGCGATCCATCGTGTTGTCGCAGAATACGGGAAACTGGACGCTGATGCGGCAAAGGCTTA containing:
- a CDS encoding GTP-binding protein, whose protein sequence is MTKKLPVTVLSGFLGAGKTTLLNRVLNNRDGRRVAVIVNDMSEVNIDADLVRADTELSRTDETLVEMSNGCICCTLRDDLLAEVRRLAAEDRFDYLLIESTGISEPLPVAATFDFRDEDGQSLSDVSRLDTMVTVVDAVNLLRDYSSHDFLSDRGETLGEDDERTLVNLLVEQIEFADVVVLNKVADAEPHQVEAARQIIRSLNADARIIEANHSDVPADAILDTGLFDFEKAHDHPMWAKELYGFADHVPETEEYGVASFVYRARRPFEPEKILEVLNGDLPGVIRAKGHFWIATRPKWVVEFSLAGALSSIKPLGTWWASVPKESWPPQDSVQNYMTQHWQEPWGDRRQELVFIGAGINWAELKARLDGALVSKDVASSPDSLPDFPDPFPQWRMNERAA
- a CDS encoding LysR family transcriptional regulator — its product is MQHEFPLVIVEKIARAGSIRGAADLLSITPSALNRRLLSLEDELDTQLFERTSNGVILNAAGEIFITHARRQLAEMKSVRSKISDIKGVRRGRVVIAIDDNVAALASFAEEIAHYQREFSDVTFVVEPTPANDIAQALTEYRADLAVQLHPTTNSYVSSLCAAPAQIYVGAHKGHPAFGNGPLRLHELAKFRWALPVSGPLRDSVETSAIRQGLDFHIGLEIPAGAAGTIMQGADTIGFEMSTSGKPSSQKLDYRALSSRDQAPMFVHLSQLKGRSLSVAAGRFAEQIRKSYAQP
- a CDS encoding NAD(P)-dependent oxidoreductase, whose product is MPKRPKTCFARIEKLCLLPVFHRLIDAKVLLVGGSPAAAWKAELLRAAGAQIRLVSPQICAELAALVSRQPTAFDLYNRDWSPADFDGARLAIMDTDCDLEAASFEQAGRMAGVPVNVIDRPAFCQFQFGSIVNRSPAIISISTDGAAPVLGQAIRRRIETLLPATLSGWTSLAQKLRPRINALYAEGQQRRAFWEGFVDRVFSGDAPDAERLFEPMPKGGRVVFINAGPGDPELLTVKAMRTLQQADVVICDATVPGTIRELARREAQHIEAADIAEMRRLFAANKTVVHVTCSDATPNLAALQAHSIAIDIIPGVTAPQCPTPQWVAA
- a CDS encoding formate/nitrite transporter family protein, whose amino-acid sequence is MSYVKPAEFAAQMIEAGESKVFMSTKDTLVRAFMAGAILALAAAFAVTIAVNTGSFLVAALLFPVGFCLLYLLGFDLLTGVFTLTPLAWFAGRPGVTWQAILRNWGLVFLGNFAGAMTTAIFITITLTMGFSLPPNAVGERLMDIGHARTIGYAEAGGAGLLTLFVRAVMCNWMVSTGVVAAMMSTSVSGKIMAMWMPILIFFYLGFEHSIVNMFLFPIGILLGAEFTWSDYLIYNEIPTVIGNLVGGLTFVGAMIYATHYKTGPSRRPAADTVGTAAE
- a CDS encoding bifunctional protein-serine/threonine kinase/phosphatase; this translates as MLHSPSLSVSLGQATSAGPKNTNDDFFGALLPEGADRQLKGCVVALADGVSTSDVGRVASETCVKSFLTDYMAAPDSWTVKTTGTKVISAVNAWLHAQTRHAGEYDASYGYTCTLTAIVLKGRACHIFHVGDSRVWRVAGASLEPLTTDHHAVLDDAQTVLSRAMGANRAVEVDYHCEPVRVGDVLLMTTDGLHEIWSPSDAVRIVQSATDLDQAAQQIIDAALPLASDNLTLQIIRIEDLPLQGAVDLKHETLTLPWPKDFVPGDVIDGLTILREIHVTHRSRIYLAKCGDHRFALKVPSSEAREDDTALQRFVTEEWVARRINNPHVVSAPKLAGDRSALYTLSTYVEGRTLRQWMVDTPNPTLQQVRDIVGQIVKGLRAFHRREMLHQDLRPENIMIDADGHVTLIDFGSAYVSGVQETGPLNQAADILGTAQYTAPEYFSGEPVSWKSDMFSLAVIAYEMMTGKLPFGAEVAKVRSPKDRRALTYRKAGDAVPAWLDHCLQTATHPDPAKRPDALSEFETDLKRPSIRYQRKGRAPLMERHPVQFWQAVSAVLAITVAFLLIR
- the cynS gene encoding cyanase; the protein is MKDLTTDDRLMTKEDVTTLILIAKKELGLSWAEIAAKIEMSPVFTHSAAMGMNAFPNDKAAALVKVLNLPDAAKPVLAESPTKIWEQAVPTDPCMYRFYEIVGVYAPTLKALIEEEFGNGIMSAIDFEMSVARVKHDKGDRVKIEMSGKYLAYNAW
- a CDS encoding NirA family protein; its protein translation is MRGDLVTEQTDNGFTQDQIACLMSALTKLDLTAPSGGKTPAEHVYGTPLEDLCKEEIAKYKLHPLDIWDRLEHWTARNEIATGLDQFLLRHLGFFNVEPASRGYMIRLRLPACQMRGDQMQAVAEIADTYGPGHAHVTTRGNLQVREIAPKDVLKVMDALTEAGLSCQGSGADSARNLTTSPTAGFDPVELINLAPHTRRLSNLILNKRDLRALPRKFNISFDNGGSISALSDSNDIAFQAVKVGNDAPVDPGIYCRIGLGGISGHRDLTRETGMVCTPDQTVMAGFAMLMVFVEHADRTNRKRARLKYLLDAKGLEWFIEATQAKLAEIDAGFQLTALNPTHDLPRPPVDRHAHIGVHPQSDARCEYAGIALEMGRLSCDQMRSLGRIAMVHGRNDIRLTVWQNVLIPHLKAGQIDQVKQDLHAVGLGTSATAFAAGAVACTGKTACKLGLAHTKEDGTALVRHLENRFTLDTPINIHLTGCPNSCAQHYIGDIGLVGATTTEGETGYHVVVGGGSDHDKGIGRALCGPVPHTQLNDVIAQVVGSYLDRREGQETFLSFVRRLPDADLATLCDTSF
- a CDS encoding diflavin oxidoreductase, translating into MTEHNPNLGAQALEIAGSQSEFVPEGSPFNDAQRAYLNGLFGGLHALSKGGGEAAQTPLQIYFGSQTGTAEALCKNLRKLAATKGFKASIADMNSVTPADLANAESGAEHMLFIAATCGEGDAADNAVTFMEALGADDFPALPARLNFAVLGLGDSSYVQFNQAAKDLDERLAALGATRVADLVACDLDYDDDFAGWCETVFATPAFQSAAGDAVATAPEPAKPAFDKTHPFMGTLMNATCLSAKASAKRVNHVEISLCGGGADLDYDVGDALGVWPLNDMADVDAILAVTNLADKEVVTLKTGTASLRQALFKSFDLTTLTAKAAELWGYEMQNGDHVMDALPHLTDLTAQSLIDGLRTLQPRLYSISSSPQKYPGEVHLTIGEVHYTHNGRKGKGVTSTYLGSRLQTGGAVGVYVHKAPHFHLPDDDTVPLIMIGPGTGIAPFHAFLQDRETRGVTADNWLFFGDQHAANDYLYKDALEAWDANGHLNKLSLAWSRDTDHKCYVQHLIEQDGAAFFEWLERGAAIYVCGDALRMAADVDAAIHRVVAEYGKLDADAAKAYVDALRKAHRYQRDVY